The genomic window GGCGGCACTGTTCACACTAGGTGCGGCGGCACACGCTGACATCAACATCGGCGTGAACCTATCATTGACGGGCCCGCTGTCCTCGCTGGGCCTGCCGGTCAAGACCTCGTTGGACCTGTGGCCCGAGCGCATTGGCGGCGAGAAGATCAAGCTCATCGTGCTGGACGATGGTTCTGACTCCGTAGGCGCGGTCAAGAACACACGCCGCTTCATTATTGAGAGCAAGGTGGACCTGTTGCTGGGTTCCTCGGGCGTTCCGGCCGTGCTGGCCATGGCGCCGGTAGCGGCCGAGACACGCACCGTGCAGCTTGCCTTTGCACCGGCGCCACGCCCCGGTGGCAAAGACGACTGGACCTTCCCGCTGCCGCAGCCGGTGTCGCTGATGTCGGACGCCGTGGCCAAACGTATGGTGGCCGACAAAGTGAAGAAGGTCGCCTTCCTGGGTTGGAACGAAGGTTATGGCGAGATGTGGCTACAGGCCTTCAGTGCCTCAGCCAAGAAGGCCGGGCTGGAGGTGGTGTCCACCGAGCGATTCGCCCCGCCCGACACAGCCATCACGTCACAGGCCTTGCGCGCCATTGCCTCCAAGCCCGACGCCGTGCTGATTGTGGGCGCCGGTTCGGCCGCCGCCATGCCACAAATCAACCTGCGGGAGCGTGGCTGGAGCGGTCCTATTTACCAGACGCACGGCGCCGCGTCGCCCGACCTGGTGCGTGTGGGTGGCAAGGCCATGGACGGTGCGATTCTGCCGGCCGGCCCGGTGCTGGTGGCCGAACAGTTGGCGGCCAACAACCCCATCAAGCCGGTCGCCACCGAATACGTGAATGCGTTTGAGAAAACCCATGGCGCCAATTCACGCACGCAGTTTGGGGCGCACGCCAATGACGCGCTCAAGGTGCTGCAACGCATCGTGCCGCTCGCGCTGAAAAAGGCCAAGCCGGGCACAACCGAGTTCCGCCAGGCGCTGCGCGATGCGCTGGAGAGTGAAAAAGAAATCGTCATTTCACATGGCGTACTCAACTTCACACCGACTGACCACATCGGCTTTGACGAACGCGCCGTGGTGATGCTGAAGATCGAAGGCGGGCAGTTCGTGCTGCAACGCTGAGACACAGAAGAGATAACACCGGGCGCCAAGCCCGGGCTAAACCACCTTTAACAGGAGACAAACCATGAACCACCGCCGCACTTGGGTTGCGGCAGCGGTAGCGCTCGCGCTGCCCGCTGCACACGCCTTTGACATTGACACACCCGACTCGGATTTCAAGATCCGGCTCGACCTGACACCCAAATACAGCACGGCCAACCGGTTGAAAGACCCCATGCCGGAGCTGACCCGCTTTGATGTGACAACCGACCCCGGCACCATCAACGAAGACGATGGCAACCACAATTTCCAGAAGGGCCAGATCTCCAACCGCTGGGATCTGTTGGCCGAGCTGGATGTGAGCGGCAAAAACTTTGGTGGCCGCATCAGCGCCACCGCCTGGCACGACAGCGTCTACCTGCGCAAGAACAGCTACCGGGGCACACCGGTCAATGTCGGCAGCATGGTTGTTGGCAACTACCCGTTGGCCAATAACCATGTCGCCACACAGGCGCCCGACGACTTCTTGCCATCGACCCGCGCCCAACACGGACAGGGCAGCGAGATCCTCGATGCCTTTGTCTACTTCAAGGGTGACATCAACAACATGAAGGGCACTGTGCGCGTCGGCAAACACACGCTGCAATGGGGCGAGAGCCTGTTCTTCGGCCAGAACGGCATTGCCAACGCGCAGGGCCCGGTGGATGTGGCCAAGGTCGTGTCAGTGCCGGGGTGGCAGTTCAAGGAAGTGCTGCTGCCAGTGGAGCAGGTATCGGGTTCGCTGCAAGTGGCCGAAGGTTTGTCGCTGGGCGCCTACTACCAGCTCAAGTGGCGCCCCAGCAAGATCCCTGGTGTGGGCAGCTACTTCTCCAACCAGGATTACGTAGGCACCGGTGTTGTCAACTTTGGCAACGACACCAAGGGCAACCCGATTCTGCTGGGCTACGACGCCACCAAGGACTTCAATCCCAAGGACTCGGGCCAAGGCGGTATGCAGTTGCGCTGGAGCCCCACCGGCAGCGAATACGAGTTCGGCTTTTACGCTGCGCAGTACCACGACAAAACTCCCGCCGTGCCGGTGTTCGATTTTGTGAACGGCAATGTGCACCTGGCCTACGCCAGCAACATCCGCACGGTGGGTGCCAGCGTGACCTATTCGGTGGGGCAACTCAACTGGGCGGTCGAAGGTTCGGTGCGCAGCAACGCGCCGCTGAACAGCGACCCCGCGGTGCTGGGCCTAGGCCCCATCCTGCACTGCGACACCAGTGACAACAAGCCCTGTTACGCGGTGGGTGACACCGCCCACTTGCAGGCCTCGGGCATCTATGTGCTGCAACCCAATGCCCTGTGGCAGGGCGGCGCCATTGTGGCGGAGCTGGCGTTCAACCGCACGCTCAAAGTGACCAAGGACATCTTCGCCATCGGGCCGGGCGGCAGCAGCGCCGGTCTGGGTGGTCTGGACCCCAACACCACGCGGGACGCCTGGGCCTTTCGCGTGTTGTTTGAGCCGCAGTACTTCCAGGTGCTACCGGGGCTGGACCTGTCGATACCGGTCGGTGTGGGCTACAACTTTGGTGGCCGCTCCTCGGCCATTGCCAACTTTGCCGGTGGCGCATCTAACGCAGGCGACTACAGCATAGGCATCAAGGGCAAGTACCAGGGTGTGTGGAACCTGGCCCTGGTTTACAGCGACTTCTTTGGCCCTGCCAAGACCTTTACCGAAACCCTGGTTGCGGGCACAGGCTCGCCCCGCCAGCTCACCTTTGGCCAGACGCTGAAGGACCGCGCCAACCTGTCCTTCACCGTGTCGCGCACGTTCTGATTGATCCGCACGTCTGATCCGCATTTCCTGAAACGGAGTTTTCTCATGCACCACAAACCTACTCTTTTGGCCACGCTTGTTGCGGGCCTTCTCGTCGCACCGCTGGCCACCTCCAGCGCCTGGGCCGCCGTCTCTGCTGACGAGGCCGCCAAACTCAAGACCACGCTG from Rhodoferax sp. AJA081-3 includes these protein-coding regions:
- a CDS encoding ABC transporter substrate-binding protein, whose amino-acid sequence is MKKKILRATCAAALFTLGAAAHADINIGVNLSLTGPLSSLGLPVKTSLDLWPERIGGEKIKLIVLDDGSDSVGAVKNTRRFIIESKVDLLLGSSGVPAVLAMAPVAAETRTVQLAFAPAPRPGGKDDWTFPLPQPVSLMSDAVAKRMVADKVKKVAFLGWNEGYGEMWLQAFSASAKKAGLEVVSTERFAPPDTAITSQALRAIASKPDAVLIVGAGSAAAMPQINLRERGWSGPIYQTHGAASPDLVRVGGKAMDGAILPAGPVLVAEQLAANNPIKPVATEYVNAFEKTHGANSRTQFGAHANDALKVLQRIVPLALKKAKPGTTEFRQALRDALESEKEIVISHGVLNFTPTDHIGFDERAVVMLKIEGGQFVLQR
- a CDS encoding DUF1302 domain-containing protein; this translates as MNHRRTWVAAAVALALPAAHAFDIDTPDSDFKIRLDLTPKYSTANRLKDPMPELTRFDVTTDPGTINEDDGNHNFQKGQISNRWDLLAELDVSGKNFGGRISATAWHDSVYLRKNSYRGTPVNVGSMVVGNYPLANNHVATQAPDDFLPSTRAQHGQGSEILDAFVYFKGDINNMKGTVRVGKHTLQWGESLFFGQNGIANAQGPVDVAKVVSVPGWQFKEVLLPVEQVSGSLQVAEGLSLGAYYQLKWRPSKIPGVGSYFSNQDYVGTGVVNFGNDTKGNPILLGYDATKDFNPKDSGQGGMQLRWSPTGSEYEFGFYAAQYHDKTPAVPVFDFVNGNVHLAYASNIRTVGASVTYSVGQLNWAVEGSVRSNAPLNSDPAVLGLGPILHCDTSDNKPCYAVGDTAHLQASGIYVLQPNALWQGGAIVAELAFNRTLKVTKDIFAIGPGGSSAGLGGLDPNTTRDAWAFRVLFEPQYFQVLPGLDLSIPVGVGYNFGGRSSAIANFAGGASNAGDYSIGIKGKYQGVWNLALVYSDFFGPAKTFTETLVAGTGSPRQLTFGQTLKDRANLSFTVSRTF